One Mobula hypostoma chromosome 5, sMobHyp1.1, whole genome shotgun sequence DNA segment encodes these proteins:
- the LOC134346218 gene encoding inhibin beta B chain-like, whose product MRLFCLSGACLLVTLVSAGSTPSPAAGTSGPFTASSCTTCGIGQPEELRKTDTVFLEAVKRHILNRLQMKERPNITHPVPKAAMITALRKLHAGKLKEDGRLEIPNLDGHATSVSRKDLLEQTSEIISFAETDELASSKSRLYFLISSEGNQNLFVQQANLWLYFKLLPSKTVKGTRRKVRVKIYFQEAGSSNKRASVEKRVDLKRSSWHTFPLTEHIQAHFQRGERRHDLEVHCEGCESLSVTPTLVDSNDESHRPFLVVQARTLDSKHRIRKRGLECDGRTDLCCRQQFYIDFRLIGWNDWIIAPTGYYGNYCEGSCPAYMAGAPGSASSFHTAVVNQYRMRGMNPGSMNSCCIPTKLSTMSMLYFDDEYNIVKRDVPNMIVEECGCA is encoded by the exons ATGAGGCTTTTTTGTCTGAGCGGTGCCTGTCTGCTGGTGACCCTGGTGTCTGCCGGTTCTACTCCGTCCCCCGCAGCAGGAACCTCGGGCCCCTTCACAGCCAGCTCCTGCACAACGTGCGGCATCGGGCAGCCCGAGGAGCTCCGCAAGACGGACACTGTCTTCTTGGAAGCCGTCAAGCGGCATATCTTAAACCGGCTGCAGATGAAAGAGAGGCCGAACATCACGCACCCTGTCCCCAAAGCCGCAATGATCACGGCTCTGAGGAAGTTACATGCTGGGAAATTGAAAGAGGACGGCAGACTGGAGATCCCGAACCTGGACGGCCATGCGACCTCTGTCTCCAGGAAGGATCTACTGGAACAAACCTCAGAGATCATCAGCTTTGCTGAAACAG ATGAGCTGGCTTCATCCAAATCACGCCTGTACTTTCTGATCTCAAGCGAAGGGAACCAGAATCTCTTTGTCCAGCAAGCCAATTTGTGGCTCTACTTCAAGCTGCTCCCGTCTAAGACTGTAAAGGGCACCAGACGCAAAGTGAGAGTGAAGATCTATTTCCAAGAAGCTGGGAGCTCCAACAAGAGGGCATCGGTTGAAAAGAGGGTGGATCTCAAGAGAAGCAGTTGGCACACATTCCCCTTGACCGAGCACATCCAGGCGCACTtccagaggggagagaggaggcacGACCTCGAAGTTCACTGCGAGGGCTGCGAGAGCTTGTCGGTGACTCCCACCTTGGTGGACAGCAACGACGAATCCCACCGACCCTTTCTGGTGGTCCAGGCTCGCACTCTGGACTCCAAGCACCGGATCCGCAAGCGGGGCCTGGAGTGCGACGGCCGAACCGACCTGTGCTGCCGACAGCAATTTTACATAGATTTCCGACTAATCGGCTGGAATGACTGGATCATCGCCCCTACGGGTTACTACGGCAACTACTGCGAGGGGAGCTGTCCGGCGTACATGGCTGGGGCGCCGGGTTCCGCCTCGTCTTTTCACACGGCTGTGGTGAACCAGTACAGAATGCGTGGCATGAACCCCGGCTCCATGAACTCCTGCTGTATCCCCACCAAGCTCAGCACCATGTCCATGCTCTACTTTGACGACGAGTATAATATCGTGAAGAGGGACGTGCCCAACATGATCGTGGAGGAGTGTGGCTGTGCATGA